The sequence gagagaggaagggagagagacatgcaCACAATCATTGGCTTGTTGtcccacttatgtatgcattcatttgttgattcctgTATTTGTCCTGCCCAGGCATTGAACCTGCAGTTTTGGCCTATCAGGATAacactctcaccaactgagctgcctggactGAGCTCCATGTATTTTCACTGAAATGATTCTGTATAGAagagtttttcattcttttctgtttgtgtttattgAATTAGCTGGTTTGACCAATGTGTACTAGCTGAGGATGATTTTGTTCTTTGGCATTGTTATCCAATGGTAGCATCATTTTTCTTGCTCCAATTGCTCTAGGTTTTCTAATTAAATCATCATCAGGTAGTTCCTGTGTACTTTGCTTTTTGGACATGTTCTTGTCAtttgtgtttgcttgtttccACCTCTTAAATTCTGGTTGCACAATATTTTCCAggcacattttatatttttcaagattCAGCTGCAGAAACAATCACTTCCCCAGGGAGGATGGCATTTGCCAATCAGGGTTTGACAACATATTCTACTTTCATGTGGGCACTGACGTTTCTCTGTTAAGAAAACACTTGGAACTTATACTCTTATTAATCAACATCACCTcgataattttaatttaaaaaagactctGTGACACACATTTTCAGtacttttaaatttccaaatatttgtaattataacttttcaaatgtgtgtgggtaaccggccagcagtgatcatggaacaccgtggatggctcatcgaaaacacgcgagaaaaaacatgcacagagacagactagtttctgtggagaagtagggaggaaatggccaccccctctagtggggagtgtgcgccaatttaccatccaacctgcttttattggactcattttgcataataattcaggtaaagtacagtactcatcagggggaagtaaggaactatagaaaacaaggaactctgccgggcTATTGAGTCGGggccaaagagctgtaaaactttgaggaacaaactaacttcctcctaggacccttctcattcaactgagagcattctaaacaaagaaggtttcacagtaatttacatattctttcttaggcctgatcacccggggaatccgcccttttcagcacagagctgcaccaccctgtcattgtttcaggcttaggtggagctagggaactaaggcaaccaagagataaggagattttctcccagatgttgagaactcaggctatgtcaaagccgaggagtgaggctccatcacccccttttgctgcagcccccaaagtccttcttttggggggcctcccaagtgatcgtccctgtcttaggtcattccccccttggggaatcttacccgtctttggctaaccgaccaagctttttggggttcagctttgaataaagcagcaaaagcagcattcctgccagggagataagcttttgtctccttgctggcttacggttccaagggcgttccctcagccttagtctaggtgggggtttcagcttctgataccagtcagggctgttcccAACACAAATGAAGACTCAACACTATAGTTAAAAATGTTTAGATTTGGGAACCATAATTCTGAGTTTCTGTCCAAAAATATTAACTAGCATTATGGCCAAGTGAAAATGTCTTAATCTCTTTGATCCCATGTCCATGCCTGCAAAGTTATGATGATAATACCTGCCTCATGTGTTTGTGAAGATAATATTATATGATacgtatttaaaacattttgcatgTTTTATTGGTAATATAATAGGTAGTCAAtcattatttgttttgtgttcctagtataaataactttatagttgtagcatccagcaaatgcgagaacaaatatcggagactttcagggtatcaaaggtGTTAcgttattggccaagtttaacctgcgcaggggcaaaTTCTTaaagtgtccagtgacacagtgcccacaaggagctgcaaatgagagaCGCGCTGCGTGCCTACAACTATGTTCTTATATAgtggcgggcaagcaagcgttatacagaagcagacgtggcagttagcaattcgctttcAAAGGCCgtgcgcgggaatttcaaaccaagcattcttgcatcaggcaggaaggcaggatgtttgttcattaacctagtaatctcctggctctagctagctaggttcctattttctcattaaaactacaaagcattgcttatctagactacccaggggagagcatctgtTCGACACAGGATGTTGGCTTAACTGCACTTTGtgtcttttatcatttctttttagctacaatgtggttcttgtctattaaggttaaatttagttcttaatttcctgtTCCCAACAATAGTAATCTATTACAGGCATTAatccacatttattattttctccactGTTGGGCAATTCCGTTAGTCATAAGTTTtcgttgtttattttttaagtgtatgcAGAATACACATTGGTTTGTTTCCTTTAGATCAATACCACAGGTAGTATTTTGAAGCCAAAACTGCAATTTTCCTCTGCATATTTCTGTGAGGCATTCTAGAGTGGTCcggcaaaattttatttctctgagcattTCCCCTGACAATTGGTTTCATCAtaattttttctatacatatatctCCCTAAGATCTATATTTAATAGAGTTTTAATAAATCACAAGTTAccttgttaatatttatttcattactaTACAGGAGGGGCACTTCCTCATGCTTGTTTACTATGTGTATACTCATAACTTTAAATATTGAAAACCTGCTTCCAACCAGAGGCAGAGTTTTTTAACTGGACCAGATGaaaaaactttgaatttttaaaattattttatctatttacatttcaaaatcaaATATGCTAATACATTATAGGCAAGAAAATAATCCATTGCAGTAATTAATGACCTACTATGAGCACCTCTTATGTGTTACTGACGTTTCCAGTAATCCTGAATCTATGAAGATGAATAAGATGCAGTCTTTTCCTCATAAGCATGAACAGCCCAGAAGAGGAgttggaagagaaaacaaaaatttaccatCCAATTTTATACTACAATATTCAATGACAGAACAATGGATGATGGAACCCAATATTCTTGAGGAAATTTTCAGGAAAACCTTTAAAGAGGTGGAAATTCTTCTTATTGGTCTTTGAAAATTATTATGGTATTATAGGaggaagaattccaaataaaaacatatgcagGCACAGGGAGTAAAAAATTTACACCCTGGTAAATTGAAAACAATAAGCCACTTACTACACAGAATCTTAGTGTATGGTTGGAGAATAGAGAGGCCATAGGAGTGCATGTAAAaccaaaaaattcaaatgatttgGATTTCTTattaaaaggagagaaagtaTGTGTCACTAATGAATGAATCATGATAGTAAAAATGGAGATGTGTTAAAGGGCAACTAGGCAATGGAAGNNNNNNNNNNNNNNNNNNNNNNNNNNNNNNNNNNNNNNNNNNNNNNNNNNNNNNNNNNNNNNNNNNNNNNNNNNNNNNNNNNNNNNNNNNNNNNNNNNNNNNNNNNNNNNNNNNNNNNNNNNNNNNNNNNNNNNNNNNNNNNNNNNNNNNNNNNNNNNNNNNNNNNNNNNNNNNNNNNNNNNNNNNNNNNNNNNNNNNNNNNNNNNNNNNNNNNNNNNNNNNNNNNNNNNNNNNNNNNNNNNNNNNNNNNNNNNNNNNNNNNNNNNNNNNNNNNNNNNNNNNNNNNNNNNNNNNNNNNNNNNNNNNNNNNNNNNNNNNNNNNNNNNNNNNNNNNNNNNNNNNNNNNNNNNNNNNNNNNNNNNNNNNNNNNNNNNNNNNNNNNNNNNNNNNNNNNNNNNNNNNNNNNNNNNNNNNNNNNNNNNNNNNNNNNNNNNNNNNNNNNNNNNNNNNNNNNNNNNNNNNNNNNNNNNNNNNNNNNNNNNNNNNNNNNNNNNNNNNNNGGAAAGAAATTGTAAGACAATTTGTTTTAGGGTGCgaacctgctgtcttctcagaattcctgccatctgaataaagtgcccataaagattcaattcctgtctctgcttattgggtttaagaggcagaaagaatgcaggtgtcttttccattttcaatcagatggtatttgtctttctcaaactgacttattttgcttagcataatgctctctaggtccatccagaATGTGGAAAAAAGCAAGATCTCCTTTCTTTTTGGTACCTGAgtagcagtattccattgtgtaaatgtaccatggcttttccccccactcatctactgatgggcactagggCTGTTTCTGggtcttggccattgtaaatgaCCCTGCAATGTGAGGGACGCATATTAACAAATATATgccaattctttttaaataatactaataaaatttttatgtgtaaaattcaATTACAGAACTATATTCTAAACATAATACTTTTATTCAATATCAGTTTTAAATCACTTTTGTTAGTAATAAAGCCATTAGGTCTTGATTTTAGGACACATTTAGGTATCTAATGATTGCTatgaaaacttctttaaaaacatgCCTTTAAACATGATATTACATATACTTCAAAGAAATGATAGACCTATGGAAGATAAAGGACCTGATATGTACTTTTTGAATGTAATTCTTTGCTGTTTTCAACTGAGTTTCTACATGCATTgcttttatgtaatttttgtacttaatttataattttctgggagaaaaaaatattggtcTGAGTTTTTAAACTctttatattaattatgtatatttcttatataattctttatatagagagtgggaaaatatgttttaaaagaaacataatgtACCAGATACTTGAAATGCTGTGGGCCTTTTGCAATAATATCACAATTTGGCCTAACATATGCTTAGAATATAAACTAGTTCTTACTTTTATCACCTGCCCCAGTAGCTTATAATTTAGGGTTTTAGGAAATTTGTATTTaagggaaaattatttcattttttagaacaaaaaataaagaatgtaagaGAACAGTATGAAATATTGCTACCCGAATCCCTCATCATTAATTTTAGGGTAAAGGCAAAAATCCCCAAATGTTCTGTCAGCAAACATAGGCtagaatgaagaagtaaacattcaagaGATAGACATCCAGGTTCAGTCAAGTCAGTCTTGTGGAAGCAATAGatttaatgttcttttctgcCATTCTCAAAACCCAAGGAAATAAAGGGATAGCATTGCTTTCATCAGGTCTTACTGTACTACCTGAAATGCTATGTatgtttgggttttgattttgcctctgtgtgtgtgtgtgtgtgtttctatgtggCCCACATCATGTGTTCTGAAAAGCACAAAGCAGCAATCATTAGTAATTCTATTGAATTTTTTCAGAGACCTTATAGTCTGTTTTTTACTTATCCTTGCTCCATATTTTCTTCCACATATCAGGACATTcaagaaattaaatttcttaagGGAACCATTAAATTCTTGAGATTTTCTTAAATCCCTCAAGAAGCACACAGGAACTACACACATTCAAAATATCCTTTTAATTAGAAGATGAACTCCAGGGACCCTACTCCCCTTAGACTAAGGTAAACATAGAATTGAATGTGTTATCCGAATCTATCTTCTGAGATGATTGTGTTTGGATCATCTCGTGCTTGCTTTCTCACCCTGGAGGTTACTCCTTTGGTTCTCATATATTAAAGATGAAGCTGGAATTTCAATTCTGTTACCTAGAACGTCTATCATTCATTTAATGTTTGAATGACTATAAACATCAGATACATTGCactgttgttttatgttttgtttttgtctttgtttgggAGGtaacacctagaaataaaccaTGGGAATGAGAGATTATGAGGTTCTTACATGAGCTAAGGTGTTGGAtaccttttcttcctttggtAAGTTCTATTCCCTTACTGGACTATCCCATGCACACACATCTTGCATATcagctaaaaatatataaaaaaaaatagccataaAGATGGGAAAGAAAGATAATGCCCAGATTTTAATCTGATCAACACTTCAAATGATGAGGAGTGGGAGGAATTTGTAATTTGGCCACTTATTCCTACTCCTTGCCCTAAACTATTTCATTTTCTACATGAACATCAAAACTGGTATGCAACTTCTAATGGGACAATGGAAAAGCAatgttttaattcagttttaaatatcCTTTCCTAAAGGATTCATTGCAATCCATCATAACTACATATTTGCTTGGGAATTACTCAGCTGTCAGCAGCTAAGTCTAACATAGGTGTCTGCTCATTGATTATTGTTGTGGTAATCTGGCACTGGGTTCTTTTATGAGTTCTACTTACACTCCTCAAAAGTAGTGTCTATATCTCATAAGTGAAAGAATGAAGCCACCAAAATCATTATCCTTTATTTCATGAAGGTAAATCTACCCTACTGTAAtctatttaaagtatttgtttttatttttatataaatgtgaaaatatactTAAGTTAttcagataaaatgaaataaaaaccaaatttgCATTGACTTAGTAGGAAAGACATTGCATATTCTAAGAAATGGATTTCAACATAAAAATACTATGAGGAAGTACCTATACATTTtaaaggtttgttttattttatgggtttGCTCTGCTTTTTCTCAGAAAAAGTTTAGACTCTGTTCCCTGAGTTTCCAGTGTGATGATTTCTGTTGTACATGAAAGACCAATTGTAAGCTCTTGTTATTCTCTCTGCTTCATATCCCAGCTCAGAgtgccctctcccctttcccagtgGGCAGGCCCCTCCAAAGCCATTGCCCCTGGCTGTTTCCTAAGGATGGCTCAGAGATGGTGGAAGTCAGGACCCTGCGTTTCATtatatcaagttttaaaaatgtggagcattgccctggctggcgtagctcagtggattgagctcgggctgtgaacctaagtgtcacaggttcgattcccagccagggtacatgcttggattggccataacccccagcaaccacacatggatgtttctctgtttctctctctctctctctctctctaaagtgaataaataaaaaaaaaatcttaaaaaatgtggagtatcaacaaaacagaaatgtataTGCCAAATATCTTGCTTTAAATGCCACAGTACAGTTTATTCTTCAATCTTGGTATATTTGACATCAAGTACTTTTAAATCCAAAATGGAAAGTTCAAAAGAGTTTCATGGGAACagattaaaatttcaattttgaatAGTGTGCTTTCTAAACTGGATTTCTTTACATAgtttagaataaaatgtattcatttcctgCCCCCTTCTCATTAAAACTAGCATTTTAAATGCACCCTGAAGTTAGAATGTTaatgtttgcctttttcttcatGGAATTTCCTTATAGAACAGGCAAATCAGCACTGCCTGAAAAGACTAGGGACTTTCCagttaaaattttccaactttatAGATGAAACAAGCAGAGCAGAGAAGTCAAGAACTCAAGCCACACAAGCTAGTTAGGGACTATAAGTAGTCTCGATGGCACAGAATGATTATTCTCCATTTATTCCCGTCTTCTTGTCATTAACAGGTTCTAAGAAAAAACCACATGGCTGATGTTAATTTGACAATGGTTACTGAATTTATCCTTTTGGGGCTGACAGATCGTGCTGAACTGAAAGTGTTCCTCTTTGTGTTGTTTCTGCTCATCTATACGGTTTCTTTGGTGGGGAATCTAGGAATGCTCGTTCTAATCCACATAACGCCCAAACTTCAAACACCTATGTACCATTTCCTAAGCTGCCTGTCATTTGTTGATGCCTGCTGTTCCTCAGTCTTTGCACCCAAATTGCTGCTGAACTTCTTTGTTGAATGGgatacaatttctttttctgaatgcaTTGTGCAGTATTTTTTAGGGGGGTCACTCGTTCCCACTGAGGGCTTCTTGCTGGCAGCAATGGCATATGACCGCTACATGGCCATTGTGAACCCTTTGCTTTATACAGTGGCGATGACAAAAAGAGTTTGTGTTGGCCTGGTCATTGGATCATGTGTAGGAGGTTTAATCAACTCACTGACACACACAATCGGTTTGGTGAAATTGTGTTTCTGTGGGCCCAATGTCATCCATCACTTCTTCTGTGACCTTCCTCCACTCTTCAAGCTCTCATGTTCTGATACATCCATGAATGAATTGTTGGTATTAATCTTCGCTGGCGTTATTGCCATGGTCACTTTCTTGACTGTGATGATCTCCTACATCTTCATCGTCGCTGCTATCCTGAGGATCCGCTCAGCAGCAGGGAGACACAGAGCCTTCTCTACGTGCGCGTCACACCTCACAGCTGTGACTTTGTTCTACGGCTCTATAAGTTTCAGTTACATTCAGCCAAGCTCCCAATATTCCTTAGAACAAGAAAAGGTGGTATCTGTTTTATATACCCTTGTCATTCCTATGTTAAACCCTTTGATTTATAGCCTGAGAAACAAGGAGGTGAAGGATGCAGCGAAAAGGGCTATAGGGATGAAATGTTTTCCTTGTGAACTTTATACTATATGTGCCCTAAAGTAATACACAAACAAGTGCTTTTGATAATGATATCTCTATGAATTTATTAAAACTTGGATCCCCAAAGGCATCTTAGAGTTTATTTAATTGGAACCCTCTGTTTTACATAGAAGAAAAAGACTGTGAAGAATTACATTTTATAGTACATATACCTGGTCATTGTgtaaactaaactaaaaactaTATGAAGATCTCAGTTAGTTATGTCTGGAcaattgttgacattttaattcCTGCATATGGGTAGAaatgaacatatatataaaaatatctagacagaaaacacaaaaatagagaGATACACactaaatgtataaataataaaatatattttagcttgGTCTCTTTGttgcacagaaaacaaatagaatacTTTTCAAGCAAAGAATACCACATTGAGTTGTTCACCAAAACTGACAGATGCATGATCTTGAAATTAGCCTATACTCTTTCAGTCAGATATTGTTCAAAAGAAATCTAAACACTGATgacactccagaaaaagaacttggTACTAGATTACCTCCACACTCACAGTAGTTAGTCTAAATCAGCGGTCCCCAATACCCCTGTCTCTGTCCCTGGATTCTGCTGGCATTCTGCTTtgtctctggtgccaaaaaagttgaAGATTGCAGGTCTAAACCATTTCCCTATTCCTAGACCCAGTTTACATTACCACACATGCAACTGAACAGGATGGAATGTCACTGTTTTACCATTTCATGTGAAAGGGCCCCTAATTCTCAGGTAAAACTTACCCTGAATAATTTTAGAAAGGATGCCTCCATGATCATTAGGGAATCAATGATAATCAGAtgaatttcctccttttctttaagGATTTTCCAATATCTTAAAGAATACTTTAAGGATAGTCTttagacattaaaaagaaaatttcctgaaGAGCTATTCTAGAGAGGAGAAATATGTAAAACCAATTGTTTTCCCTATGATTCAAACTGTACATGCAGGTAGAAAAGGTACAGTCAGCCCATAATTACTGATCGTTCCATGGGGATCTTTTTTCCCTAACTTGTAGTAAAATTTActatctggaaaataaatatggTATACTAGAGGACATCTtcatctataaataaaattaagtttaattttgGGAGTTTGCTTTAAATACTGAAATAAGTACAGGTCAATAAGCTAAGCAGCACAGTGTGACAGCTCaatgctctataaatattaactcatgtGTTTACATAGCAGCTAGATTGAAATTCTTTTCTCTCAGTGACAGccaaaatcaaaaatatgaatggcTCCCATATCTGTGAAGGGAGccaacagaaacacaattatattagaaaattacACAAAGTAATTCATATAAAACTTTGCCTCTTAGAATGAAAAAacaacatcaccaccaccaatGGTGAGAGCATCATTAACATTCATATAGCTCTTCATGATTTTCTAAGATCATTTAATGCATTATTTGAAAATTGGGCCCATAAAGCTATATGTATGTGACTTTTATGTATGGTACATTCATGCAAATATATTtgtatgaaaatttttattttaagaataaaatacaaatataataataattataattattaaacatgGTTTCATATAATTAGTCCCACTTTTCAAAAGCATTCAATAACTTATTTTTTGAGTATGAAACACAAGGAATAATATACAATCAAGTTgattaaaactcagaaaaataaatcacagtgtaattttaataaattctctTACAATATACACTGTGTAAAAGAAGGCTCTGGCCCACAGGGTGCAGattaaataatagtttattaaGTGTGCATGTCTGAGAGAAGGgattattttacggaaaaaagtGTGTAGGTATTTTTCAAATACTGACCTTAAACTTGTACTAAACTTGCATTATACCATTATACAGTGACTGGAtgctaaaatgagaaataaattctttCTTCTAGTGGGAGAAGTTGTAGGGGAAGTTGCAGGCTGGAAATAGAAAAAGTAATATACCCTGCGTTCATATACTGAAAGCAAATGAAGCTCCGTCAAGAAGATTCAAAATGTCCTTAAATGATAAGTATAATTAGTCCAtaggaaataaatgaagactTTTACTATAAAATATCTGATGCTATGTCATCAATTGTCATGTGCACAGATAAGAATTGAGAATGACACTTGTAGCTCCAATTCCCTCACTTCTTACATAAAATTGGTTACTGTTCAACATCAACATTGGAGAAATCAGGACTCAGTAGAGGCCTGTCTCACAAAGTTTTCTTCTGAACCCTCAGAAAATCTGTATCAAATATGTGTGCATTTTCTATTTCATGTGTGCAGCCTTGGGGCTTGTGATTTGGAATCTGGCCTGGCTCATCAGGAAAATGAGGTGCTGGTAGCATGTGGGTTGGGTGTGGCTCCATCTGCATGGTGGTGAGGTTTGACACTTACTGAGAAGAAACTTGCAAGCCAATGCAACAAATTGACTTTCCTAAGATTTAAGATTTGAGATTTGGTCTTGTGCTGTGAGCACACAATGATTATATAAACAGTAGCTTCAATGACAGTTTTCAGTTGTGCTCAGCCAAATTGGCCTCTGGACAAATTCAAACTCCCAGAATCATGGGCCTCTAAGGATCACACTGCCATCCCATTTAATCCATAATCTAATATAAAATAGTCCCTACAATACTCTCATGTTGTCTACATTCCCTTACAAAAtcagcatttattaaattttaccaaTTATATGATGACTTCTTAAAATTTAAGCAAGACATAAATCGCTCCTTAGAGTTTATGTCAATTGGTTTTACATGTCTTACGAAGTCTTAGAATTCATATATTCTCATTCTTCATTCTTAGGCTCCTGACATGTTAAGGTTTTGCTAGAATATGATCCTGAGTTAAATTTTTGTCACCCTGGGTATTTCGTAACATTTCCACTATTCTTTATGCAGTATGGTTTCAAATCCTATTATGTTCACTCCTTACTGTGTCAATGTCGAAAGGCTGCATGGAATAAATGGTGAAAGACCACAGATTTTTGAATCACAAAAGTATTGTATCAAAATTATTGTTCTAGGACTTTCTAAAGTGCAAACTTAGAGAATTTCTTTAATTATTCTGAGCCACCTATAATATCAATCATATGAATTGGaatattcaattaaataaaagcaCATGATTGGACACAACAATTGTGAAATGCCTGGAAAATACTAGGCAtttaggcatttaataaataggAACAATTCCAGCTAGGATCCTTCTTTACATTTGATtgctaaagaaaaaggaatactcTTGTTAATAAAACTAATTATAATATTCCCCAAGTGTTAGTCTGTTTTCATGAttgcttcattttaaaatgattgtaAATTTTTACCACCTTTTATATCTGTGCATGTTGGTTTGGATGCACCTGACCTAGCTCAGTGACCTATGTGTTGTGATTTGCCTCTTGCCCCTTTTAAAATGTAGCCTATTATTTCATCCTGTATTAATCCCTTTTGTATTTTTAGTCTTTTCTCCGAGTAACAAatgtagtatttctttttttagtatgtatttttaaaaggttttttatttatttatttttaaagaggggaagggagaaataaagagagagaaacatcagtgtgtggttgcctcttacatggcccTCATTaaggacatggcctgcaacccaggcatgtaccattgttacagggtgcagccaagaggagggaccccaaataggcatttgaaatggggtccagaactcaaggtgtccaggagatttaaggtgtcttcaccccttcccccacaggtgtgagttgggggaaggggcacacagagcaagaacacgCAGGgaagctttgcagctaatccatggcatggtcatttagcatacctatagcctttggctggtcacttagatatgctaaatagctatggccatgctcaaggccagggggatggaaagggacctccacCCCAAGAtcggacctgggaggcaggtcccctgagttacagcgcctgcgtgggagctgggagaagagtggctccaggacatggggtgacacctgcccagacccacaatggcgaccagaaatgctggagaaggcagcagattgagggcaagtgtgcccaagtgtaggaggagtcagaaatgaggctgcagaggaaggttggttacggggatttaaaacccagatttggcggccattgagggagaaccatgtggctgcagaggtgcagagaggatcacggccattggagagagagccacacagctttagcagagtgaagtcTCCCgcatccctgagagggagaaccatgcgcagccctgaggagagaaccacgcgtctttagcacgcgtcccagagagagggaaccacacggcagccctggaggagagaaacatgcGGCCTGGCAACGTGGGGACCCCTAC is a genomic window of Phyllostomus discolor isolate MPI-MPIP mPhyDis1 chromosome 6, mPhyDis1.pri.v3, whole genome shotgun sequence containing:
- the LOC114490184 gene encoding LOW QUALITY PROTEIN: olfactory receptor 1052-like (The sequence of the model RefSeq protein was modified relative to this genomic sequence to represent the inferred CDS: inserted 2 bases in 1 codon), encoding MAQNDYSPFIPVFLSLTGSKKXNHMADVNLTMVTEFILLGLTDRAELKVFLFVLFLLIYTVSLVGNLGMLVLIHITPKLQTPMYHFLSCLSFVDACCSSVFAPKLLLNFFVEWDTISFSECIVQYFLGGSLVPTEGFLLAAMAYDRYMAIVNPLLYTVAMTKRVCVGLVIGSCVGGLINSLTHTIGLVKLCFCGPNVIHHFFCDLPPLFKLSCSDTSMNELLVLIFAGVIAMVTFLTVMISYIFIVAAILRIRSAAGRHRAFSTCASHLTAVTLFYGSISFSYIQPSSQYSLEQEKVVSVLYTLVIPMLNPLIYSLRNKEVKDAAKRAIGMKCFPCELYTICALK